The following coding sequences are from one Candidatus Methanoperedens sp. window:
- a CDS encoding restriction endonuclease has translation MDPYDFELLLGDLFEAMGYATQVTQRSRDYGVDILIKLEHFGISHSWIVQAKKYNGSVGVREVREYGSLRMRDRVDGVIIVTTGYFTQDAIDEADQYNVKLICGDVLVGMLNRYLLALPPENNESGREINVNGSKTDLLLHDNEEILLREPVSIKGTRFELVLSNRNMFLKEIGFLSKNSSLKHKIAISKIIGAKQEKDGILLFIGGENIKTYLVKGNGRIMDILDRVKPLLPGQVEKFIKYSRSGARTTILTNRRLFFRENGNIWQMPLYRISGVDVKNGLIFSNSKLVLFITGESIESKELAVEDAKTWKSEIETAVRSSRVS, from the coding sequence ATGGATCCCTACGATTTTGAGCTTCTCTTAGGCGACCTTTTCGAAGCAATGGGGTATGCAACCCAGGTGACACAGCGTTCCCGGGACTATGGAGTGGATATTTTGATAAAACTTGAGCATTTTGGAATATCCCATTCATGGATTGTGCAGGCAAAGAAATATAACGGCAGTGTAGGCGTGCGTGAGGTACGGGAATATGGCAGCCTGAGAATGCGTGACCGTGTGGACGGGGTGATAATCGTAACAACAGGCTATTTCACGCAGGATGCCATTGATGAAGCAGATCAGTATAACGTCAAACTGATATGCGGGGATGTTTTGGTCGGAATGCTCAACAGGTATCTTTTAGCCCTTCCTCCTGAGAATAACGAATCCGGCCGGGAAATAAATGTGAACGGTAGCAAAACCGACCTCCTGCTGCATGACAACGAGGAGATACTGCTGCGAGAGCCGGTCAGCATCAAAGGAACCAGGTTTGAACTCGTCCTGAGCAATAGGAATATGTTTCTCAAAGAGATTGGCTTCCTTAGCAAAAACTCTTCATTGAAGCATAAAATAGCGATATCAAAAATAATTGGGGCTAAGCAAGAAAAGGACGGCATACTTTTGTTCATAGGCGGGGAAAATATCAAGACATACCTTGTCAAAGGCAACGGGAGGATAATGGATATTCTTGATCGGGTGAAGCCCCTGTTGCCAGGGCAGGTTGAAAAATTCATTAAGTATTCAAGAAGTGGAGCACGAACCACCATACTGACTAACAGGCGCCTTTTTTTTAGGGAAAATGGGAATATCTGGCAGATGCCTCTTTATCGCATAAGTGGGGTGGACGTTAAAAATGGACTGATCTTTAGTAATTCAAAGCTCGTCCTTTTTATAACCGGAGAAAGCATTGAATCCAAAGAACTTGCGGTAGAAGATGCAAAAACCTGGAAATCCGAGATAGAAACTGCGGTCAGGTCTTCCCGAGTATCCTGA
- the dph5 gene encoding diphthine synthase, translating to MITFIGLGLYDEKDVTIKGLEAVKNADIVFVEFYTSHLVGTTIEKMEKLYGRKLAVLTREEVEQNPSWLSQAKDKNVVFLSGGDAMVATTHIDLRLRAMDMGIDTAIIHAPSISSAVSGLTGLQNYRFGKSTTIPFPYTRREKTVISEAPYDTIKMNKRNDLHTLVFLDIDREKGFMEIGKAISILLEMEERRGEGILSNTIAVGVARAGSESPTIHADYIERLRDYDFGAALHALVIPASLHFIEAEALVKLCGAPPEIMK from the coding sequence ATGATAACTTTTATTGGACTTGGGTTATACGATGAGAAAGATGTCACAATAAAGGGTTTGGAAGCTGTCAAGAATGCTGATATCGTTTTTGTCGAATTCTATACTTCGCATCTTGTCGGTACGACCATTGAAAAAATGGAAAAGTTATATGGCAGGAAATTGGCAGTTCTCACCAGGGAAGAGGTGGAACAGAATCCTTCATGGCTTTCCCAGGCCAAAGACAAAAATGTGGTGTTCTTATCAGGAGGGGACGCCATGGTCGCGACAACGCATATCGACCTTCGCCTACGCGCCATGGATATGGGTATTGATACTGCCATTATCCATGCCCCATCGATATCCTCTGCTGTCTCGGGCCTGACAGGATTGCAGAATTACAGGTTCGGCAAATCCACAACCATCCCTTTCCCATACACGCGCAGAGAAAAAACGGTCATTTCGGAAGCGCCGTACGATACAATCAAAATGAACAAGAGGAACGACCTTCATACACTTGTTTTTCTTGATATCGATAGGGAAAAAGGATTTATGGAAATAGGAAAAGCCATATCTATACTGCTGGAAATGGAAGAGAGGCGGGGAGAAGGGATACTATCGAATACCATTGCTGTGGGTGTAGCAAGGGCAGGGTCGGAATCCCCGACCATTCACGCCGACTACATCGAGAGATTACGGGATTATGATTTTGGAGCAGCGCTGCATGCACTGGTCATACCGGCAAGCCTTCATTTTATCGAGGCCGAAGCTCTTGTGAAATTGTGCGGGGCACCACCAGAGATTATGAAGTAA
- a CDS encoding DUF5371 family protein: MVCLLLYGGNDVMKIVHVQSVLPQEDVVALKQKTGESSIKEAISKAVYHYLKCDDEE; the protein is encoded by the coding sequence ATGGTGTGTCTACTATTATATGGAGGAAATGACGTAATGAAGATAGTCCACGTACAATCGGTGCTTCCACAGGAAGATGTAGTTGCATTGAAGCAAAAGACCGGTGAATCCTCCATTAAAGAAGCTATTTCAAAAGCAGTATATCATTATCTGAAATGTGACGATGAGGAATAA
- a CDS encoding class I SAM-dependent methyltransferase family protein, protein MESFCIRVPKKDGEKTRLELIALGALDKNLKIKPDGDTLLLPVTRQITGFGDMEKEDFEVFEKEETVADILGFSPSYEQIGDIVVIDRHEPEAQQIADALIKQKKIKTVVVAETSVSGEFRTRELSILAGEKRTETLYSENGCRYSIDLARVYFTPRLSTERMRIANQVKDGDLVVDMFAGVGPFSILIAKRNPASHVIAIDKNPDAIKYLKKNIKLNKIGNVEIREGEAKEAVKGISGSDHIIMNLPHSGLEFLEAALQAIKNGGIIHFYAISHEDDLFDGILKKIEDIARQLNLLITPLDRRIVRPYAPYQYNICIDFQVTTAASTGRQEARSAGTVAQPTH, encoded by the coding sequence ATGGAATCTTTTTGCATCAGGGTCCCCAAAAAGGATGGCGAGAAGACAAGACTTGAACTCATCGCCCTCGGCGCTCTCGATAAGAACCTGAAGATAAAGCCGGATGGTGATACGCTTTTGTTGCCTGTAACCAGGCAGATCACAGGATTTGGGGATATGGAAAAAGAGGATTTCGAAGTTTTTGAGAAAGAGGAAACCGTAGCAGATATTCTGGGATTTTCACCATCATACGAGCAGATAGGGGACATTGTGGTCATAGACAGGCACGAGCCCGAGGCGCAGCAAATTGCAGATGCGCTGATAAAGCAAAAGAAAATAAAAACGGTCGTTGTGGCGGAAACTTCAGTAAGTGGAGAATTCAGGACGCGTGAGCTATCGATACTTGCCGGGGAAAAGAGGACCGAAACGCTGTACAGTGAAAACGGGTGCAGATACTCGATAGACCTTGCACGGGTTTACTTCACACCGCGCCTTTCAACAGAACGGATGAGGATTGCAAACCAGGTAAAGGACGGAGATCTGGTCGTGGATATGTTCGCCGGTGTCGGGCCATTCAGTATCCTGATCGCGAAAAGAAACCCAGCCTCGCATGTTATCGCAATTGATAAAAATCCTGATGCGATCAAATATCTAAAAAAAAACATTAAACTTAACAAAATCGGGAATGTTGAAATAAGAGAAGGTGAGGCGAAAGAGGCCGTTAAAGGGATTTCCGGTTCCGATCATATCATTATGAACCTGCCTCACAGCGGACTTGAGTTCCTGGAGGCTGCGCTCCAGGCAATAAAAAACGGCGGGATCATTCATTTCTATGCGATCTCGCATGAAGACGACCTGTTCGATGGGATACTGAAAAAAATTGAGGACATTGCCCGACAATTAAATTTGCTTATCACACCTCTTGATAGGAGGATTGTAAGACCTTACGCGCCGTATCAATATAATATCTGTATTGATTTTCAGGTCACCACCGCAGCGAGCACTGGACGGCAGGAAGCGCGCAGCGCAGGGACTGTCGCCCAACCCACGCACTAA
- a CDS encoding glycosyltransferase family 39 protein, which produces MKKQLKTKQIVKNSFDWLIPIIFLISLINSLRAAFSQYYLIGYADDIALTLWGKVHGISISILIDQTGTGYRPIRNLMFAIGYTLWGSNTFMYYLLNGILFAGAMIFLYLIVKMFSNKFGGVCAVLLYIFLDASFILVWKINFVVTLSELFFMMASLYYSFRFYESHNRNHLLLSFVIGILAFMSKEPSIIIIPIVNLLYLISKSEHVNKPHRNIIIGFYILIPFIFLVIMLVKAPEVGGHPTIDMFKEKLFFYIDQEATWQLKNIYLFGFVLLFSLIKIKDVRYQIGLIWVAIGITLNSLSTQIVQPTYLAEANLGFVFLFGIIISSIRAEHKLVQIIFAAIIILQLVAIPQEIANTNNYQENAASSQTVVKEIVVYLKSNMKENATIFYIPSDVRSKYGEQIDAIYFQDLLCLENRCDINVKLLSNNTNNGYIVLISNLDVYVFVNEYKEIISRKISSQKEFKIGQNVGYVLQI; this is translated from the coding sequence ATGAAAAAACAACTTAAAACGAAACAGATAGTTAAGAATTCGTTTGATTGGTTAATTCCAATTATATTTTTAATATCATTAATAAATTCATTACGTGCAGCATTCTCACAGTATTATCTAATAGGATATGCTGATGATATTGCCCTGACTTTATGGGGTAAAGTTCATGGGATATCAATATCAATTCTGATAGACCAGACTGGAACGGGGTATAGACCAATAAGAAATCTTATGTTTGCTATTGGATACACGCTATGGGGTTCTAATACTTTCATGTATTATCTGCTTAACGGCATACTATTTGCAGGAGCAATGATATTTTTATATCTAATAGTGAAAATGTTCAGTAATAAATTCGGAGGGGTATGTGCAGTTCTCCTTTACATTTTCTTAGACGCAAGTTTTATTTTGGTATGGAAAATAAATTTTGTGGTGACTCTGTCTGAGTTATTTTTCATGATGGCAAGTTTATATTATTCATTTCGGTTCTATGAAAGTCATAACCGCAATCATTTGCTATTATCTTTCGTAATTGGAATCCTTGCATTCATGTCAAAAGAACCGTCTATTATCATAATACCAATAGTAAACTTGCTATATCTGATTAGTAAATCAGAACATGTGAACAAACCACATAGAAACATAATCATCGGTTTTTATATTCTAATTCCTTTCATATTTTTAGTAATAATGCTGGTCAAAGCTCCTGAAGTCGGAGGGCATCCTACAATCGATATGTTTAAAGAAAAATTATTTTTCTATATCGACCAAGAAGCAACATGGCAATTAAAGAATATTTATTTATTTGGGTTTGTTTTATTATTTAGTCTAATAAAAATAAAGGATGTTCGATATCAGATAGGATTGATATGGGTTGCAATTGGGATTACTTTAAATTCACTATCTACTCAAATTGTGCAACCAACCTATTTAGCTGAAGCAAATCTTGGATTTGTTTTTTTGTTTGGAATAATCATTAGCAGTATAAGGGCAGAACATAAATTGGTTCAAATCATCTTTGCGGCAATAATAATATTACAACTTGTTGCGATTCCCCAAGAAATAGCCAATACAAATAATTATCAAGAGAATGCAGCATCTTCGCAAACAGTCGTAAAAGAAATTGTAGTGTATTTAAAATCTAATATGAAAGAAAATGCAACTATATTTTATATTCCGTCTGATGTTAGAAGTAAATACGGTGAACAAATAGATGCAATATACTTCCAAGACTTATTGTGCCTTGAGAATAGATGTGACATTAATGTGAAGTTATTATCCAATAATACTAATAACGGTTACATTGTTTTGATAAGTAATCTGGACGTATATGTGTTTGTAAATGAATATAAAGAAATTATTTCGAGAAAAATATCCTCTCAGAAAGAATTTAAAATAGGACAAAATGTAGGATATGTATTACAAATATGA
- a CDS encoding fumarylacetoacetate hydrolase family protein has protein sequence MIGRFKYGDEIFYGEVRGENVVANKGLYSDTFLISDLELLPPTQPSKIICVGLNYRDHAKELNMPVPPNPILFLKPQSAVIGHLGNIVYPRSTSHMDYEGELAVLIGKRCKNIRAADAKKVIMGYTCFNDVTARDLQKKDTQWTRAKCFDTFAPIGPYIADQKLDVSNLYIKTRVNGELRQDSSTSNLIFDVPHLVEFISAIMTLEQGDVIATGTPPGVGELRVGDEVEIEIQNIGTLKNRVVTQN, from the coding sequence ATGATTGGCAGATTCAAATACGGCGATGAGATATTTTACGGAGAAGTGAGGGGAGAAAATGTGGTTGCGAATAAAGGTCTGTACAGTGACACCTTTTTGATTTCTGACCTTGAATTATTGCCTCCAACCCAGCCCAGCAAAATAATTTGCGTGGGTCTCAATTATCGCGACCATGCAAAGGAGTTGAACATGCCAGTGCCGCCCAATCCAATACTTTTCTTAAAGCCCCAGTCAGCGGTGATAGGACACCTTGGAAATATTGTATATCCACGCAGTACCAGCCATATGGATTATGAAGGAGAACTTGCTGTATTGATCGGCAAGCGTTGCAAGAACATCCGGGCTGCAGATGCAAAAAAAGTTATAATGGGGTATACGTGTTTTAATGACGTCACGGCAAGAGATCTCCAGAAAAAAGATACACAGTGGACCAGGGCGAAGTGTTTTGATACTTTTGCGCCCATCGGTCCTTATATAGCGGATCAGAAGCTGGATGTATCGAACCTTTACATCAAAACACGAGTTAACGGGGAACTGAGGCAGGATTCAAGCACATCAAACCTTATCTTTGATGTCCCGCATTTGGTAGAGTTTATTTCTGCCATAATGACTCTGGAACAGGGAGATGTTATTGCCACTGGTACCCCGCCAGGCGTGGGCGAACTGCGGGTTGGGGATGAAGTCGAGATCGAGATTCAGAATATCGGAACCTTGAAAAATAGAGTGGTGACACAGAATTGA
- the purE gene encoding 5-(carboxyamino)imidazole ribonucleotide mutase, whose product MVTVAILIGSESDRHIGDRASEILTKAGVEHEITVLSAHRNPHELDIYVTGSDAEIFIAIAGLSAALPGMIASRTRKPVIGVPVSSKLGGLDALLSIAQMPRGVPVACVGIDNGENAAHLALRILGKT is encoded by the coding sequence ATGGTAACAGTAGCAATATTGATTGGGTCGGAATCAGACAGGCATATAGGAGATCGTGCATCGGAAATTCTCACTAAAGCCGGAGTGGAGCATGAGATAACCGTTCTTTCCGCCCATAGAAATCCTCATGAACTTGATATTTATGTTACGGGGAGCGACGCAGAGATATTCATAGCTATCGCCGGGTTGTCTGCAGCGCTGCCTGGGATGATCGCCTCACGCACAAGAAAACCTGTCATAGGCGTACCTGTTAGCTCAAAACTTGGAGGTCTGGATGCTCTTTTATCCATAGCTCAGATGCCGCGAGGGGTGCCTGTGGCGTGTGTGGGAATTGATAACGGTGAAAATGCAGCACATCTTGCACTCAGGATACTCGGGAAGACCTGA